From the genome of Mucilaginibacter paludis DSM 18603:
AGGTTTATAATAATCACTATCAGTACTAACAATACCTTAAACTGTACCATAACTCGGGATTTTTGTTTGTAAATCAGTTAATTTCAACATCACACGCTGGTGCGCGCGTGTCGCGCGCCCCCCCCAAGGCATCTCCCTACCTCCCCCTTTATAAACTTATTAAATCTATTTACAATGTTATGCCGAATATATACCTTAGTTCGATAATTCGCCGTAATTAACAGGCAAATCAAAATTATTAAAACAAGTAAAAATAAAAATATTTTACAATGGCTATTAACTTATTAAAGGGGCAAAAAATAACAATAGGGTTATCAAAAATGACGGTTGGCTTGGGCTGGAACCCCAACGAGGGCACGGGTTACGATTTCGATCTGGACGTTTCCGCCATCATGATTGATGCTAACCGCTTTGTGCCCGAGGATGAATTTTTTGTTTTTTATAACAATGCCGATTCGCCCGATACCGCCGTACACCATACCGGTGACGATCCTTCGGGAGGAAACAGCGATGGCGGAGACGATGAATCTATCAATGTTGACCTGACTAAGGTTGATGCTAAAATCCAAGAGATCTTATTTGTGGTCACCATCCACGAGGCCCAGGCCCGCAGGCAAAACTTTGGGCAGGTGCGCGATTCGTACATCCGCATTGTTGACGATTTAACCGGCGCCGAAGTTTGCAAGTACGAGCTGGGCGAGGATTTTTCGATAGAAACCGCTATCGAATTCGGTCGCTTGTACCGCCGTGGCGGCGAGTGGAAGTTTGAAGCTTCGGGAGTAGGGTATAAGGAAGACCTGGCTTTCTTTTTAAGTAAATACTTTAAAGGGCAGATTATAAAATAAACACCATGGCTATAAATTTAGTAAAAGGTCAAACTATTGATCTGCGCAAAAACGATCGGGGCGAAAGTTACGATTTGTCGTCGGTAACTATTGGTTTAGGCTGGGATGTTAAACAGAGCCATAGCGGCGGCTTTTTAGGAAAGCTGTTTGGCGGTGGCGATGATGCCGAATATGATTTGGATGCCATTGCTTTTTTGTTGGATAAAAACGGAAAAGTAGCCAACCGGGGCCGTAATATCAAAGCCAGCGATGGCCGTAACCTGAGTTTGTTTGAAAGCGATGTAATCTATTTCAACTCCATGAAGCATCCATCGGGTCATATCTGGCTAACGGGCGATAACCGTACCGGGGCCGGCGAGGGTGATGATGAACAGATTATTGTAAAGCTGGACGCGCTCGATCCAAAGTATGATCGCATCCTGTTTTTGGTTACCATATACCAGGGGCGCAAAAATAACCAGCATTTTGGCATGGTCGAGAACGCCTTTATCCGTGCTGTAGATGCACGCGGTACCGAAATTGCCAAGTTCAGCCTATCCGGAAACTTTACCTATAATGGCATGTGCTCCATGACGTTTGCCGAAGTTTACCGCAGGGATGGTTCCTGGAAATTCAGGGCCATAGGCGAGCCCGGCACAACAGATAGTTTTATCGATATTCTGACCAAATACACTGCTTAAAAACAATAATATTGCAGGCAGCCCGGTTTTTGTAACTCAGGCTGCCTGCAATTGATATGCTATGCCCTTTTACCAGCATTATTCCTTCGACCTTTGGCTTACGCTCATTAAATCAAACCCTGGTTTTAAATCCGAACGTACCAAAATATTCCACCGCGATTTTAATCCGGACCATAAAAGTATCGACGAAGTTGCCCTGGCCTTTCGGCAGGTTGATTTGATGTGCAACGCCGTGAATGAGCGTACCGGCAAAAATATCGATTCGGACGAGATGTACCTCATGGTGATCAGTCTCCTTAATAACAATCAACTCAACCTTTACGATATTGATACTGACGAACTTTACGCCGGTATGGAACAACTGGTATTTCAATATATGCCGGTTTTGTATTCTGATGAAACAATTGAGGTGCTGGCGCGTCTAAAAGATATGAGCGGTAGCACCTTTAGTATCTTAAGCAATACAGGCTTTATCCGCGGAGTTACCTTGCGGAAAATACTGATGGAGCTGAAGCTGCATCCCTACTTTGATTTTCAGCTTTATTCGGATGAGGTAGGCCTGTCCAAGCCCAATCCGGATTTTTTTAACCTGATGTTAAAAAAAATAAGCGAGGTAAAGTCCGCAAATGATGTGAATTTGAAAAATATTATCCATATTGGCGACAACCCTAAGGCTGATATAGAAGGTGCTGATGCGATAGGCATCAACAGCTTTTTAATTAATTCGAACCATTTACCTATTTCAAGCTTAATTAAATAAATGTTAGCTACCTATTCGCTACATCATATAGATAATGCCAACTACTTTGGGTTTAACCCGGACGACTATAGCCGTTTTAAGTTTGGCGACGAAGCCGTTGCCAAAACCTATGGCACCAGCCTTGCCGAGGGCTTTATTCAAAATTGCCTGGTAAGGCAGTCCATTGAGCAGCAAATTGTGGTCATTTCCAGTCCTTTTTCCTTTATACCTACCGCTACCTTTGCCCTTAAAACCTGGTTTGTTTGCCACTTAAACCGCTGGTTGGCCAGGCATGGTTATCAGGTAGTGCAAGAAACCAAGGTACACCGCACCGTTACCTATAAAGAAGATTACGGCGAACTGGATGCCGAGCAACGAATCAGCCTCATCGGGAACGACCTGTTCCACATCGATAAGGATTTTCTCACCAATAAAACCCTTATTTTTTTAGATGATATTAAAATAACCGGCAGCCACGAGCGGATGATCATGAAAATGGTTGGCAATTATCAGCTCGATAACGATATCTACATGCTTTATTTTGCCGAGTTGGTAAATAAAGCCATTCATCCCAATATCGAAAATTACCTGAACTATCACCAGGTGAAATCAATTTTTGAGCTCGACCCAATTATCAAAAGCGGCAGCTTCGCCATCAATACCCGGATAGTAAAATACATCCTCAATTACGATTTTGATAGCTTCCGCATTTTTATCGAAAACCAAACCAGTGCTTTTGTTGATCTGCTTTATGATATGGCGCTGGGCAACGGCTATCATACTATCGAAGCTTACGCTAAAAATTTGAACTTTATTTCTTCTAACCTGTTAATAAACACTCATAAACTGATACAACATGGCAATTAACTTGCAAAAAGGGCAGCGTGAAGCCATTAACGCACCCAAATTTACTATAGGCCTGGGCTGGGATACCAACAGCTCATCAACTGGCAGCGCATTTGATCTGGATGCCTCGGTTTTTATTCTTGGCGACAACAAAAGAATTGTAAGCGAAGAGCATTTTGTTTTTTACAACAACCTCGTTTCGCCGGATGGTGCCGTTGAACATACGGGCGATAACCTTACCGGGGCCGGAGATGGCGACGATGAGCAGATTAAAGTTGACCTATCTAAAATTGACCCCAGGGTTAGCGAAATTTGTATTGTAGTAACCATACACGAAGCCGAGAGCCGCAGGCAAAACTTTGGCCAGGTACGCAACTCTTTCATCCGTATTTTTGATGCCGATACCAATGCCGATATTTTAAAATACGAGCTGGAAGAAGATTTTTCCATCGAAACCGCAGTTGAGTTCGGGCGGATTTACAAACGCGATAACAACTGGAAGTTTGAGGCCGTAGGTGCCGGTATGAAGGGCGGCCTGCAGGATTATTTAACCAAATATAACTAAGCAACATGGCAATCAATCTTCAAAAAGGGCAGCGCATCAGTCTCGAAAAAAGCAACGGTAGCAAGCTGCAAAACGTTTGCGTTGGTATTAACTGGGGCGCTATTGAAAAAAAAGGACTTTTTGGCTTTGGCGCTACCAAAGAGGCTGTTGACCTTGACGCCAGCTGCGCGCTGTTTGATGAAACCAAAAAACTAACCGAGGTGATCTATTTTGGCAATTTGCGCTCAAAAGATGGTTCGGTAAAACACAGCGGTGACGATTTAACCGGCGATATGGCTGGTGATGATGGCTTGGATAACGAGGTAATTACCCTTGATTTTTCTATGCTGAAACCGCAGATAAGCTATGTGGCTTTTGTGCTCAACAGCTTTCGCGGGCAGGATTTTGGTACCATTCCGTTTGCGTCCATTCGCATTTACGAGGGTACGCCTAAACGGGTGAACGAGATTTTTGCTACCTATGATATTGCACACAGCAAAGATTTTGCCGGGCATGTATCCATGGTGATGGGCGTGTTTTATAAAAAGAACGGCGAGTGGAAGTTTAATGCCATAGGCGAGGCTACCCGCGATAAAAAACTGGAAGAAACGGTACGTACCGTAGGCCAAAACTTTTTATAAATCAAATTGGCCAATGGCCATTTGATAACTGTAGGTAATTATTAAAGTGTAAAACAATGGAAAGCACAGATAACCAAGAACTAAATATTACACCGGTGAGCCTGGATGCAAGCACCACCCCGGTTAAGGTGGATAAGGAGGGCAATGTTGACCTCAGCAATATTAAGCCCGAAGAGGTAAAAAAATACGGTGAGTTAAGTAAGGATCTGAACCCGAAGGATGTAAACTCCATCCTGAACTATGGTACCGAGGTACAAAACTCGATGGAAAGGTATAGCAATACCTTCCTCACGTCTGTACGTACTTATAACTCGGGCGAGGTGGGTGTGCTCATTACCGATTTACTTACCGAATTGAATTATATTGATGTGGATGAGTTAAATCAAAGCGCTTTTTCATCCTTCATATCACACATTCCGTTTGTTAAAAAATTGGTTTTCGATGCAAAAAAACTGTTTCAAAAATACGATACGGTAGTTAACAACATCGATAAAATCACCAATAAAATAAAAGCGGGCCGGGTAAACTCCATCAAGGATAATGCTTCGCTGCAAACCATGTTTGATAGTAATGTGGGCTACATACACCAGATGGAAGAGCTGATTATCTCCGGTCAGTTAAAATATAACGAGTTGAGCGAGCAGTTGGCGCAGATGGATGCCAACCCATCGGCCTATAACGATTATGAAATTGCCGACATGCGCGATTTTGTGAACCGGTTGGATAAGCGCCTGGCCGATTTAAAGGTGGTACGTTTTATTATGCTGCAATCGCTGGCGCAAATCAGGGTGGTACAAAACAACAATACTTCTATTGCCGAAAAGGCACAGTCTATTGTATCAACCACCATCCCCGTTTGGAAAAACCAGCTCACCATCGCCGTAGCCCTTAATCGCCAAAAGGAAAACGTGGAGATGCAGAAAAAGATATCGGACACTACCAATACCATTCTGCAAAAAAACGCCGAGCTGCTTAAACAAAACAGTATTGATGTAGCCCGCGAGAACGAGAAAACGGTAGTCTCGCTGGATACCCTGAAACGGACAACAGCATCGCTGATAGAAACACTAACAGAAGTGAAGCGCATCCACGACGAAGGTACTGCTAACCGCAAAACCCTCAATACGGAATTGCAAAACCTTGAAACCGAACTGAAAAAGAACGTAACGAGTTTGACTTAGTGTTGAGTAGGGAGTCCGGAGTCTTGAGCCCGGAGTCAAGAGTCAAGAGTCTTGAGTCAGGAGTTCTGAGTTGGGAGGCAGTAATGTATTCATTTTTTGTCATCCCGACGGTAGGAGGGACCTTTTTCGCGCGATAAGTATACTACAGACTTTTCGCGCGAAAAAGATTTCTCCTCGTACCTCGTCGAAATGACACCACGGAAAGGCACTCAAGACTCAGAACTCCTGACTCCCGGCTCAAGACTCAGGGCTCAGAACTCAACACTCCCAACTATTTCGTAATTTTGTAACCGGATAGAGGGCATAATTGACTAACAGATTTGATGGATGAAAACCGGCTACATATTTTAAACGAATCCAACCGGATGCTGAGTAAGCTCCAACTGCTTTCGGTTTTTTTTGCAGAGGATGTTATTTTTAAAATCCACCTGCGTAGCCAGGTGATCCATAAACTGTTTGAAACCAACCCCGACCTGGATATTAACAAGCTCGAGTTATTCCACGTACAGTTTACCGCCAGCCTTGTTGATCTGTTGCGGAAGATCAAGAAACGGAACGAAAACAACATCAGCCTTTTATTTGATGAGATACAGCTGAATAAGGAAATGATAGCCAAGCTGAACGACGCCGTTTATACCGAAAAAAATTATAACCTGGATAAGCAGCGGCAATCGTTAAAAATGAACCTGTCGTTGCGTAAGCTGTTCCAGGTGCTGTCTGATAACTCAACCGAAAATCCTTTCTCCAAAAATATCAACGCGTTCAGTTCGCACTTTGCGGCCGATTTTTTTTACAGCATTTCGCCTGCACTCTTTGCCGATCTGATTCAATACAACCCGGCCGACGTTTATACCAACAGTTATGCCATCATCCAAAAAAAATTGATGGGCGTGTTGTGTAAATATAACTTTAAAACGGAGTTTTACTGTGGCCTTAACGCGGGCGGCCAGGTGATAGAGCTATACCGGTTTTTGGATGTAGAAAGGTGTTTTTTATACCTGCCCTCCAATAATTTATTCTTATTTTGCGATATCGACAAGATCAGCAACATCGACAGGACTAACAACCTGTCGAAAAAAGAGAAGCTGATCCACGAGTTAAACGATAAAAATGACAAGCTATTGAGCAGCGCCGGTGCGATGAAAGCCGATATGCCTGTGGAAATTAAAACTTTATTGGCCGAAAATTACAAGAAGATTGAGGACATTAACTTCCTTGAAAATCTGAGTAATTTTGATGTGCAAGCCAATATTTTAAAAACAATGTTAAATACTGATATTATCTGATATGGACTTTTTACACACCCTTTTGGGGCCTGATATTAAAGCCGGCCTGTTAATTATTTTAAACCTGATTGTAATTGAAAGCTTACTATCGGTAGATAATGCCGCCGTACTGGCCACCATGGTGATTGATTTACCCAAGCATCAACGTGCCAGGGCACTGCGTTACGGTATCATCGGCGCTTATGTATTACGTGGCGTTTGCCTTTTTTTAGCATCGTGGCTGGTAAAAATATGGTGGTTAAAACCTATCGGCGGCTTGTACCTGTTGTACCTGGCCTTTAACTATTTTAAAGGCAAAATGAGCGAAGCCAGCGGCGGCGAAGATGAATCTGTTGATAAGAACCAAAACTGGCTGTATAAATCAACCGTGGGCGTATTTGGCGTTTTCTGGGCCACGGTAGCTTTGGTTGAACTGATGGACCTTGCGTTTTCTATCGATAACGTGTTTGCTGCTGTAGCCTTTACCGATCATGTTTTTTTAATTTATACCGGCGTATTTATTGGCATACTGGCCATGCGTTTTGTGGCGCAGGCTTTTGTGAAGCTGATGGAGAAATTTAGCTTTTTAGAAACCGTGGCCTTTATTGTAATTGGCGTGCTGGGTATCAAATTAACAGCTTCTATTTATGTACACTTTTACCCGGCCAGCCCCGTGGCCGAAGCTATGGAAGGCGAAACGGCAGATATATTGGTTTCTGTATTTACGGTAGCCATATTTTTGATACCGGTAATTACTTCCTTGCTGTTTAATTTTCCTAAAAAGAATATCATTAAACCCGAGGTGGCCGAATCTGCTGAGGATGTGGTTGATAAATTTTAATCCCGGTTTGATTTAGATATTTAGAGATCGATGGACGGGTTTAAGTTTGCTAACAAAGCCATAGCATCAATTGGTGGCGTTGGGTTTTTAAAAGGAGGGGGCACTTATGCCGCCATATTAACCTGCGGTTTGATTTGGCTGTGGTGGCAAAACCCGGCCTTGCAAAACCCCTGGTATTTGCTGGTTTTTACCGTTTTGGTTACACTCTTGGGCGTTTACGTAGGCAATAAGGTGGAGCCCGACTGGGGCGAAGATAGTTCGCGCGTGGTCATTGACGAAGTTGCCGGGATGCTTATCGCGATGTTGTTTATACAGCCCAATATTTATTTCCTGATAGCGGGGCTTATTCTTTTTCGCTTTTTTGATATCCTGAAGCCATTATACATCCGCAAGATGGAGGATTTTCCGGGTGGCTTAGGCGTTATGATGGATGATGTTTTAGCCGGGGTTTACTCCAATATATTGCTTTGGCTGGGGTATTGGGTGTATCAGTTATTAAAAAGGCCATAGTAGGGACAAGGGGAAGAGTATTTGAATCTTTGCTCCGACAATCAGTATTCTTTAATTTAGATCATCGGCCCGCTCAAACGCCGCGTGAAGGGCTTTGTTCGTTATTCACTGTTGTTTGTTTTTGGTGTGAATGGTTGCTATCGCAATTTTGTCTTGACACAAAAAGAACCAAATACCGACCGGAGGAAGCTCATGAACACCTTAAAAAAACAAACATAGGTGTGAATAAAGTCAAGACTGCCGATCCTTCCGCCCACAGGCCAACACCCGGCCCGGCGTGCTGTCGGGGCTTTGTCCGCTTTTCCTATCTGCGCTTGGTAATCTATAAGGTTCAAACGTCATCCCTGTTTTTTTCCGAATGTCCGGGTCCGTCACTCAGAATGACGTTCTTTTTCTGTGCGCGAAGGCTGTCCTCCTGAGCCTGTCGAAGGATGTGCGGCATGGCCCTGTATAAGTTTTTTTTGATGTACCTTATCATTCGCTTACTTAAGTCGATGATTGTCAATTTGCATATATTCTTAATTTACAGCATCGGCCCGCTCAATCGCCGCGTGAATGGTTTTGTTGTTTTTGTATTGATACAATGCGCTAACGAACAGAAGATTATAATACAAAATCTCTTAGCTTTATGATCGCTCGCATAGAACACACCCCTCCGCACCTCTCGAGAGGGGAATCGCACGGGCCGCCGCTTGTCTTGTGTATTGTATTGATAATGAGCGTTTTTTTTTATTCGTCTCTCTCGAGAGGGTGCGGGTTTGGCTTGCGGCTGGCTGGGAGGTGTTCACCGTACGACGAACTCTGCATACTGCATGAACTGCATACATCATGGTATTGTACGTACGGCACGAAACCTTTTGTGATTGATCATTCTACTGCGATTTTACTTCAATAGAGCATTCTAATGGCATGCAAAAGATATGGGTACAAGGGTAGTCCACTATACCAGCTTTTAAAACGATATTTATTGAGCCCCGGCTCAATAAATATCGTTAATCATATTGGCAATGAGCGCGCTCCAGCCGGTTTGGTGGCTTGCGCCAAGGCCATAACTGTCGTCGCCGTGGAAATATTCGTAATAAAGTATCAGGTCGGCATTTTCTGGTTTTCGGTAAAAAGCCTGGTGGGTTTTATAATTAACCGGCCTGTCGCCATTTTTATCGGTCTCAAAGGTTGATATTAACCTGCGGATCAACTGGTTGGCTATTTCGCCGAGCGATATTTGTTTAATGCCTTCGTCTGTAGGGAAATTGAATTTCTTTTCGTCGCCATAAAACTCATAATACTTTTTAAGCGAGTTGATCAATATAAAATTCATAGGCATCCAGATGGGGCCGCGCCAGTTGGAGTTACCGCCAAATAAGTTTGTTGTCGAGTCGCCGGGCTCGTATTTGATAGAGTAGTGGCGCCCGTCAATATTGGCGGTATAAGGGTTTTTTTCATGGAATTTGGATAAGGCTCTTATCCCTCCCTTGGCTAAAAATTCGCTCTCATCGCATATCCGTTCCAGTAATTTAGCCAGGCGCTCAAAAGGTACCAGGGATAGCAATACTTTGCCCTTTCCGTCATCGTGTATCGGCAAAAATAATTTATTCTGGGTGCGGTATTTATTGAGCCATGACGCCCTTTTGGTAAAATCCCTCAAAGCCTCGAGCTTATCATAGTTGAAAACCGATACTGCAAACATCGAGGTAAGCCCCACCAACGATCGTACTTTTAAGTGGTGGTTGCCGTGCTTCATGCGTAGCATATCGTAAAAAAACGAATCCTCCTCGTTCCATAAGCCCAGTTCGTTCAGGGCTTCGGCAATCAATACAAAGTGCTCGTAAAACTTGAGGGCCATATCCTCGAAAGAATCGTCGTACATGGATATCTCGAGCGCAATATCCATCATGTTGAGGGCAAAGGTGCCCATCCAGCTTGTACCGTCAACCTGCTCCAATACGGCATCTTTGATCTGGCTGCTGCGGTCAAACACGCCGATGTTATCCAGCCCCAAAAATCCGCCGGCAAATATATTGTTGCCGTTAACATCCTTGCGGTTGGCCCACCAGGTAAAATTGATAATCAGCTTCTGGAATATCCGTTTTAAAAACCGCAGATCGCCAACGCCCTTTTTCTCTTTTTCAATCCGGTATACCTGCAAGGCCGCCCAGGCCTGCACGGGGGGGTTAACATCGCTAAAGTTCCACTCATAGGCAGGTACCTGCCCTTCGGGGTTCATGTACCACTCGCGCATAATCAATATCAATTGATTTTTTGCAAACTCAGGGTCAATAATAGCCATAGGCACGCAGTGGAAAGCCAAATCCCAGGCAGCATACCAGGGGTATTCCCATTTATCGGGCATGGATATCACATCCTGGTTGTTAAGGTATTTCCAGTTGCCGTTACGGCCGTTGGGCCGGGTTGCCAGTGATGGGTCTGAGTGGGTACTGGCGCGGTGCCATTCCCTGGTATCGTAGTGGTAATATTGCTTGTTCCACAGCAAACCCGCAAAAGCCTGCCGCTGAATGTTAGCCAGTTCGGGCGAGAGCGATTTAGGCATCAGGCTGTTATAAAACTCATCGGCCTCCTTCTTTCTCAGTTCAAATAACTCTTCAAAATTATGGCCTATCGGGTTTTCAACCGGCTCCTTGCTCAGGCGCATAAATATTTTTTTTGATTGCTTAGGCCTGATGGTGTATTTATAAACGGGCGCAAACTTTGTTCCGTCGTTTTTGGCTGCTAATTCATCAAAGTTATCACCATCAATAATAGCCTCATGGAAAGCGTCTTTTACAAACACGTTTTCGTTGGGTTGCCTGTATATGCGCTCGCGGTTGGTTTCGTTTTCTGTAAATAACGATTTGCCGGTATCCTGAAAATAAAAATAATAATCGCCGATGATGTAATGGCTGGCCTTAACGCTTTTATGGTTTAGCCGCGTTATAAGCGGTTTGGGCTTTGATTTATCTGTTTGCCAGTAATTAAAAAACCAGAGCGTGGGCAATACGGTAATATCGGCAGTTAAAGGGCCTCGGTTAACAATTTCAATACAGATCTGTATATCTTCCGAGTGGTGTTTGGCGTAGGTAATGTATATATCAAAATACTTATCGTTATCAAATACATTGGTATCTAAAAGCTCGTACTCGGGTTCCATTTTGGAGCGATGGATGTTTACACTCACCAACTCATCGTACGGGAAACCTGTTTGCGGGTATTTGTACAAATACTTCATGTAATAATGCGATGGCACATTATCCAGGTAGTAATACAGCTCTTTAACATCCTCGCCGTGGTTACCCTGCCCGTTTGGCAAGCCAAATAAACGTTCTTTCAAAATGGGATCTTTACCGTTCCAAACCGCTACGGCAAAACATAAACGCTGAAAGTAATCGGATATCCCAGCTATGCCGTCTTCGCCCCAGCGGTAGCTGCGGCTGCGGGCCTGGTCGTGCGTGAAGTGCCCCCAGGCATCACCGTTAGAGCTGTAATCTTCGCGAACGGTTGCCCATTGCCGCTCGCTTACGTAAGGCCCCCAGTGCTCTAACGGAACAGGCTTTTTTGCGTTTTCGTCTAACCTTGTTTGCTCTGCGTTTTTAACCGGATTTGCCATGAATTAATTAGCTACTAAAATTTTTAACCATTTGCTTGAAGTTGTAAAGTAAATAAAATATTTATTACTGTATTGTTAAAAAATTATTTGTTTTATCGATAGGCGCACTTTGTGGCTAATTGCTATATTGCGATGGCTTACATATTAAATAACGATATAAGTAATTATTAATATAATAAATTGTTAATTTTTTAATTAATACCGGAATTTAATATTAAACTTGCTTTTAAGTTGCTTTAGCCCTTAGGCTGGTAAAATTGCTTTTTTATAATAATTAACTGACTTCTATTTAATGCTTCAAACAAGGTATCTGCTTATCTGCATGCTTAATTTGTCGTGCATATCTATTGCTTGCGGGCAATATCAAAATGCGGGCATTAAGGGTGAAATAACTGATGCTCAAAATAATCCCCTGCTGGCGGCTTCGGTTTTTTTATTAAAAGGTCAGGATTCTGCCGTAGTTAAACTTGCCATTACAGATCAGCATGGCATGTTTAGCTTTAGTGATGTTACGGCCGGCAAGTATTTAATAAAGGCCACACTTGTGGGATACAAGGCGATAACTACAGCCGCCTTTGATTTAAAAAGTGGTATCAACTTCAATGCAGGGGCCATTAATTTGGCTGCCAATACAATTAAACTGGCCGAAGTTGCCGTTAACAACAACAATCACTTTACTGATGCTTTGCCTGGTTTAATTACGCTAAACGTGCGTAATAATATTTTATCAGCAGGTAGTAACGTCATAGAAATTTTAAAAAGGGCCCCTGGTGTACAGGTAGATAACAGCGATAATATATCATTAAACGGCAGAAGCGATGTGTTGGTAATGATAGATAATAAGCCCACATATTTATCGGGCCAGGCCCTTGCTGATTTGTTAGGAGGCATGCCAGCGAGCATGATTGATAAAATAGAACTGATCAGCAATCCTAATTCAAGTTTTGACGCGGCCGGTACAGGCGGCGTAATTAATATTAAACAAAAAAAAGATAGGGGTACGGGCACCAACGTGCAGGTAATCAACAGTATGGGTTTGTATCAGCCGGGAGGAAACCGCAGCTCGGAAGTTAAATTGAATACCGGCTTCAACTTTAACCATCACACAGGCAGGATAAATATATTTGGCGGATATGCCTACAACAGTGCGCCGATAGACAGGTCTTCATCGTCAGACAGGCTGGTTACTTATCTAAACGAGCTTGATCAGATCAATGTAAACTGGTTTAGCCAGCAACGCAGGCAGATCAATAATTACAGGCTCGGCGTGGATTATAGTATCAACCCTAAGCATATCCTTGGCTTTTTGGTTAACGGCTCGGTAAGTAATTTATCAGCCAATAAAAACACATCATCATTAATATCAACTCTGGGTGTTATTGATTCTACCATCCTGACCAAATCCAACTTGCAAAAAAAATTATCCAATTTGATGCTCAACGTTAATTACCGGGGCGATTTTAGTCGCGGTGGGCAACTTACCATCGATGCAGATTACAGCAACTACATCCGCCACTCAACCGAACTGATTCAGAGCGAATACACTAAGGACGATGATAAATCGGCGTACCGTTTTTTAACATTGCAAAATACCTCGCCATCAGAGTTTGATTTATATACCTTTAACGCTACTTACCAGCTCAAAATTAGCCTAACCAACAGAATTGCCGCTGGCTTTAAAGCCAGCTATGTTAAAACCGATAACAATTCGGATTTTGGGCAGTTAATTAACGGCACATACCATGCCGATACGTTGTTTACCAACCAGTTTAAATATACCGAGCGCATCAACTCAGCCTATATTAATTATAACCATCTCTTCAGTAAAAAGATGGGCCTTGAAATAGGCACAAGGGTGGAACAAACCATATCCGACGGCCTGTCGCCGGATCAGAAGGAAAACATCAGCAGTAATTATTTCGATATTTTTCCTAATGTGCAGTTAAACAATACCATCAGCGCTAATCATCAGCTATTGTTTACCTACAGCCGCCGCATCACCAGGCCCAGGTATGAAGATCTTAACCCTTTTTTATCTTACATCGATCAGTATACCTATCAAATCGGTACGCCCTATTTACGACCATTTTATTCAAATACGTTTGAGCTAACTCATATCTATAAAGAGAAGCTAACCACTGTATTAAGCTTTGCCCTTATTAACCGGTTTACACAGGTTGTTT
Proteins encoded in this window:
- a CDS encoding TonB-dependent receptor, with product MLQTRYLLICMLNLSCISIACGQYQNAGIKGEITDAQNNPLLAASVFLLKGQDSAVVKLAITDQHGMFSFSDVTAGKYLIKATLVGYKAITTAAFDLKSGINFNAGAINLAANTIKLAEVAVNNNNHFTDALPGLITLNVRNNILSAGSNVIEILKRAPGVQVDNSDNISLNGRSDVLVMIDNKPTYLSGQALADLLGGMPASMIDKIELISNPNSSFDAAGTGGVINIKQKKDRGTGTNVQVINSMGLYQPGGNRSSEVKLNTGFNFNHHTGRINIFGGYAYNSAPIDRSSSSDRLVTYLNELDQINVNWFSQQRRQINNYRLGVDYSINPKHILGFLVNGSVSNLSANKNTSSLISTLGVIDSTILTKSNLQKKLSNLMLNVNYRGDFSRGGQLTIDADYSNYIRHSTELIQSEYTKDDDKSAYRFLTLQNTSPSEFDLYTFNATYQLKISLTNRIAAGFKASYVKTDNNSDFGQLINGTYHADTLFTNQFKYTERINSAYINYNHLFSKKMGLEIGTRVEQTISDGLSPDQKENISSNYFDIFPNVQLNNTISANHQLLFTYSRRITRPRYEDLNPFLSYIDQYTYQIGTPYLRPFYSNTFELTHIYKEKLTTVLSFALINRFTQVVYTQNNNSQIVTLSKMNLGDRYNYGIHLMTPIAFNNYYSVDFDLSMLYQHFSNLSSGGSLDSGSPDVTLKTTHYLKLPLNFRLELFGLYETATTFGIFRYKPNYYFNAGLSKGLFKKQATVSLRVDDVFNTDKNIYTSYYQNLNIGGNQKNSFRLVQLSFSFVFGSRSVKPVRRRSTGDEDEQGRAGAN